In one Zalophus californianus isolate mZalCal1 chromosome 10, mZalCal1.pri.v2, whole genome shotgun sequence genomic region, the following are encoded:
- the GREM2 gene encoding gremlin-2 isoform X2 — protein sequence MTSNVGVPSMMFWKLSLSLCLVAVLVKVAEARKNRPAGAIPSPYKDGSSNHSERWQHQIKEVLASSQEALVVTERKYLKSDWCKTQPLRQTVSEEGCRSRTILNRFCYGQCNSFYIPRHVRKEEESFQSCAFCKPQRVTSVLVELECPGMDPPFRLKKIQKVKQCRCMSVNLSDSDKQ from the coding sequence GATGTTCTGGAAGCTCTCCCTGTCCTTGTGCCTGGTGGCCGTGCTGGTGAAGGTGGCGGAGGCCCGCAAGAACCGGCCTGCGGGCGCCATCCCCTCGCCCTACAAGGACGGCAGCAGCAACCACTCGGAGCGATGGCAGCACCAGATCAAGGAGGTGTTGGCCTCCAGCCAGGAGGCCCTGGTGGTCACCGAACGCAAGTACCTCAAGAGTGACTGGTGCAAGACGCAGCCGCTGCGGCAGACGGTGAGCGAGGAAGGCTGCCGCAGCCGCACCATCCTCAACCGCTTCTGCTACGGCCAGTGCAACTCCTTCTACATCCCGCGCCACGTCCGCAAGGAGGAGGAGTCCTTCCAGTCGTGCGCCTTCTGCAAGCCCCAGCGCGTCACCTCCGTCCTCGTGGAGCTCGAATGCCCTGGGATGGACCCTCCCTTCCGACTCAAGAAGATCCAGAAGGTGAAGCAGTGTCGGTGCATGTCGGTGAACCTGAGCGACTCGGATAAGCAGTGA
- the GREM2 gene encoding gremlin-2 isoform X3, whose protein sequence is MFWKLSLSLCLVAVLVKVAEARKNRPAGAIPSPYKDGSSNHSERWQHQIKEVLASSQEALVVTERKYLKSDWCKTQPLRQTVSEEGCRSRTILNRFCYGQCNSFYIPRHVRKEEESFQSCAFCKPQRVTSVLVELECPGMDPPFRLKKIQKVKQCRCMSVNLSDSDKQ, encoded by the coding sequence ATGTTCTGGAAGCTCTCCCTGTCCTTGTGCCTGGTGGCCGTGCTGGTGAAGGTGGCGGAGGCCCGCAAGAACCGGCCTGCGGGCGCCATCCCCTCGCCCTACAAGGACGGCAGCAGCAACCACTCGGAGCGATGGCAGCACCAGATCAAGGAGGTGTTGGCCTCCAGCCAGGAGGCCCTGGTGGTCACCGAACGCAAGTACCTCAAGAGTGACTGGTGCAAGACGCAGCCGCTGCGGCAGACGGTGAGCGAGGAAGGCTGCCGCAGCCGCACCATCCTCAACCGCTTCTGCTACGGCCAGTGCAACTCCTTCTACATCCCGCGCCACGTCCGCAAGGAGGAGGAGTCCTTCCAGTCGTGCGCCTTCTGCAAGCCCCAGCGCGTCACCTCCGTCCTCGTGGAGCTCGAATGCCCTGGGATGGACCCTCCCTTCCGACTCAAGAAGATCCAGAAGGTGAAGCAGTGTCGGTGCATGTCGGTGAACCTGAGCGACTCGGATAAGCAGTGA